Proteins from a single region of Bacteroidales bacterium:
- a CDS encoding glycosyl hydrolase — translation MKKILIYLLILATVNSIQAQKRTEKGVKANSAEEFLNSIGVVSSISVRGESLEKTIEHINYTGIRWLRTGYEGNIPVTDLIRLHKHTGARIGYGLLSGGNDIPRLLSGARELAKEGALLSIEGPNEPNNWGIKYDNVFGGKDQSWLPVAKLQRDLYDAIKNDPLLKNYPVWSISENGAQTDNVGLQFLTIPDNVHTLMPAGTKYADFANCHNYFCHPSWPGLHDNQTWLSADPSILCPVDGLYGNYGSTWLRKFPGYTENELLNLPRVTTETGMSTDEMVTEEVQGCLYMNMYLSQFKRGWKYTAMYLLRTRSDETNHEGYAFYRLDNTPKKAAIYLHHLTTILEDDTSSKNPGIVDFSIPDQPETVHELLLQKSDGTFMLVVWGERFTGGTDDITIKLDKRYPLINIYDPTEGTAPLSQLKNVNTVKLSMTNHPVILEFK, via the coding sequence ATGAAAAAAATCCTGATTTATCTTTTAATTTTAGCAACCGTAAATTCCATCCAGGCGCAGAAAAGAACAGAAAAAGGAGTAAAAGCGAACAGCGCCGAAGAATTCCTCAACAGTATCGGAGTGGTATCCAGTATTTCCGTCAGAGGAGAATCATTGGAAAAAACGATTGAACACATCAATTATACAGGAATACGTTGGCTCCGCACAGGATATGAAGGAAATATACCTGTAACCGATCTGATCAGATTACATAAACATACGGGTGCCAGGATCGGTTATGGGTTGTTAAGTGGCGGAAATGACATACCCCGTTTATTATCAGGTGCAAGAGAACTGGCAAAAGAAGGAGCATTACTATCTATAGAAGGTCCGAACGAACCCAATAACTGGGGTATAAAATATGACAATGTGTTTGGAGGAAAAGACCAATCATGGCTTCCTGTAGCGAAACTGCAACGGGATCTATACGATGCTATAAAAAATGATCCCTTGTTAAAGAACTATCCGGTATGGTCTATTTCCGAAAACGGGGCCCAGACAGATAATGTGGGATTACAGTTCCTGACGATTCCGGATAATGTCCATACATTAATGCCTGCCGGCACAAAATATGCCGATTTTGCCAACTGTCATAATTATTTTTGTCATCCGAGCTGGCCGGGATTACACGACAATCAGACATGGTTAAGTGCTGATCCGTCAATACTTTGTCCTGTCGATGGGTTATACGGGAACTACGGCAGTACCTGGCTCAGGAAATTTCCCGGTTATACAGAAAATGAGTTGCTGAATCTACCGAGGGTCACTACCGAAACAGGAATGTCGACAGACGAAATGGTAACGGAAGAAGTCCAAGGGTGCTTATACATGAACATGTATCTTTCCCAGTTCAAACGCGGGTGGAAATATACGGCAATGTATCTGTTACGCACCCGGTCGGACGAAACCAATCATGAGGGATATGCTTTTTACAGGTTAGACAATACGCCTAAAAAAGCAGCCATATATCTTCACCATCTAACAACAATCCTGGAGGATGATACCTCATCAAAGAATCCCGGTATAGTTGATTTTTCCATACCCGACCAGCCAGAAACCGTCCATGAATTATTGCTGCAGAAAAGCGACGGCACATTTATGTTGGTGGTATGGGGCGAACGTTTTACCGGAGGAACGGATGATATCACAATAAAACTGGACAAGAGGTATCCTTTAATAAATATTTACGATCCGACAGAAGGAACTGCACCCCTATCGCAGCTTAAAAATGTTAATACGGTAAAATTATCTATGACCAATCATCCGGTCATTTTAGAGTTTAAATGA
- a CDS encoding sugar phosphate isomerase/epimerase, producing the protein MTTRRNFVKKAGAGLLAVGAAPMLFNNELLAGTTAAPSKEDLFKVSMAGYSFARFKLDESLKMMKRMDVRYLCIKDFHLPFNSTDEQIKAFHAQLAESNVTGYGVGPIYMTNKESEVDKAFEYAKRVGVKLIVGIPSYELLPYVDKKVKEYDFNYAIHIHGPDNKLFPNAKNVYDHVKDLDPRIGICLDIGHDARDGYDPVEDLKKYSKRVFDIHIKDVTAASKEGRTCEMGRGILDIPAFVRMLRKVKYAGACSLEFEKDMNDPLAGLAESIGYFKGVMAATK; encoded by the coding sequence ATGACAACAAGAAGGAATTTTGTAAAAAAAGCAGGTGCAGGTTTGTTGGCTGTTGGCGCAGCTCCCATGCTGTTCAACAATGAATTGCTGGCAGGTACAACAGCCGCTCCTTCTAAAGAAGACTTATTTAAGGTATCCATGGCTGGATATAGCTTTGCCCGGTTTAAACTGGATGAATCTCTAAAAATGATGAAGCGCATGGATGTCCGTTATCTGTGTATCAAAGATTTTCATCTCCCCTTTAACAGTACGGATGAGCAAATCAAAGCATTTCACGCACAACTGGCCGAAAGTAATGTAACCGGTTATGGCGTTGGTCCTATTTACATGACCAATAAAGAATCTGAAGTTGATAAAGCCTTTGAGTATGCAAAAAGGGTGGGTGTAAAACTGATTGTGGGTATTCCCAGCTACGAATTGTTACCTTATGTAGATAAAAAGGTAAAAGAATATGATTTCAATTATGCTATACACATTCATGGTCCGGATAATAAATTATTCCCTAACGCCAAGAATGTATATGATCATGTCAAGGATCTTGATCCCCGTATAGGTATTTGCCTGGATATCGGACACGATGCACGTGACGGTTATGATCCGGTTGAAGACCTGAAGAAATACAGCAAAAGAGTCTTTGACATCCATATCAAAGATGTTACAGCAGCCAGCAAAGAGGGACGTACCTGTGAAATGGGACGTGGGATTCTTGATATACCTGCTTTTGTCCGTATGTTGCGTAAGGTAAAATATGCCGGCGCATGTAGCCTTGAGTTTGAAAAAGATATGAATGATCCGTTAGCAGGCCTGGCAGAATCAATCGGTTATTTTAAAGGCGTTATGGCCGCTACGAAATAG
- a CDS encoding DMT family transporter — translation MALNDKWFHLIALLTVFIWGITFVSTKILLHAGLSPEDIFFYRFLLAYVGIWFFGKQPLFSENIKDELVFLLIGISGGSLYFLSENFALKITLASNVSLIVCTAPILTTILSRIFLKNEKMHRQMIWGSIMALLGVALVVFNGNFVLKVHPLGDFLSLLAAFLWAVYTILLKRLGDRYSTLFITRKVFFYGLLSITPVFIFKPLMSDISVLSRPVVWGNLLFLGFVASLICYFLWNMSLKRLGAVRTTNYIYLIPLVTMIVSLIILEEKITWIALSGAAFILAGVSLAGKRGAN, via the coding sequence ATGGCCTTAAACGACAAGTGGTTTCATTTAATCGCGTTATTGACCGTATTTATCTGGGGCATTACTTTTGTTTCCACTAAAATATTGCTGCATGCAGGCCTTTCACCCGAGGATATTTTTTTCTATCGTTTTCTTTTAGCTTATGTGGGTATTTGGTTTTTCGGGAAACAACCATTGTTTTCTGAAAATATAAAAGATGAACTGGTTTTTCTACTTATAGGAATTTCCGGCGGATCCCTGTATTTTTTATCGGAAAATTTTGCTTTAAAAATAACATTAGCATCAAATGTTTCCCTGATCGTGTGTACAGCTCCTATCCTGACAACGATTCTTTCGCGGATTTTCTTGAAAAATGAAAAAATGCACCGTCAGATGATTTGGGGTTCCATTATGGCATTGTTGGGTGTCGCATTGGTGGTGTTTAACGGGAATTTTGTACTGAAAGTTCATCCCCTAGGCGATTTTCTCAGTTTATTGGCAGCCTTTTTATGGGCGGTTTATACGATATTGCTGAAACGGCTCGGCGATCGTTATTCAACATTATTTATTACCCGCAAAGTATTTTTCTATGGTTTATTATCCATAACTCCGGTGTTTATTTTTAAGCCGTTGATGTCGGATATTTCTGTTTTATCCCGGCCTGTTGTATGGGGGAATCTATTGTTTCTGGGATTCGTTGCTTCATTGATATGTTATTTTTTATGGAATATGTCGTTAAAGAGGCTGGGCGCCGTTAGGACGACAAATTACATCTACCTGATACCTTTGGTAACTATGATTGTTTCCTTAATTATCCTTGAAGAAAAGATTACATGGATTGCTTTATCAGGAGCCGCATTTATTTTGGCCGGGGTATCCCTGGCTGGTAAACGGGGCGCTAACTAG